The window TGGTCGAGCAGTCCGTGAAGTCCGGCGCGTTGATGGTCGAGGAGACCGCGCCACCGGGGTTGTGGTTGCCGGGAGCCGTGGGAACCAGGTTGTTCCCGTTGCCCGGAGAGGTGGACGACGCGTCGCAGGTCACCACGACGCTGCCGGCGGTGAAGGTGGCGCTGCCGCTCAGAGCGGCCTCGAAGGCCGCACCGGCGGGCGTCACCGTGGTCGGACCCTGCTGGGCGGAGGCGCTACCGCCCCAGGCCAGGGCCAGGACACCCGCCGCAGCCGTCGCCAGGAGGGCGCGGGCGGGGGATATCGGTCGCGGAACCGACATGGGTACTCCTTGTGTGTGGCGGCCGGACGGCACACGGATGCGCCGCACGGCGGGGTCGGGGGGTTGTACGCGCCGAATCGGTAGACGTGGTTTTCCTGTGGCCTCCGGGAACACACGGGCCCGTGACGCTCTCCGCGCGTGTCCCCGGTGGTACGGGGGCCGGTTCAGTCCCCGGCTCGGGTGTCCGGAGGGGCCTCCACGCCCTCCTCCTCCCGGCGCCTCCGTCGTCGTCCCCTCCGCCGGGGCGGCCGGGCGACCGGCCGCCAGGAGAAGGCCAGTCCGCCACCGGCCAGCGCCAGCAGGGTGCCGACCACCAGACCGCCCAGGTTGGACAGGATGAGCGCGCCCAGACCGAGGAACCCGGCCAGCGAACCGGTGATGACGTGCTGGTTCGGGGTGAACCAGGTGACCAGGCCCAGAACGGCGAGCATGCCGCCGAACATCAGCGAGGAGACCCCGCCGACACCGGTCTGGATCATCAGCTCCACCGGCATCGCGACGAGCGAGGCCATGACGGCGCCGGAGAGGATCATCAGGAGCCCTCCCGCGAAGGGGCGGCGCTTGCGCCATCCGCGCCAGCGCGCGCCCGCGCTCCGCGACGGCTTCAGAAGCACTCGTCGTCCCCCATGCTGATGCCCAAGCTCAGGCCGGAGAGACGGAAGGTCCCGGCGCTGGCGGCCCTGGCCGTCTGCTCCAGGTCCTCGATCACGATGGTGTCGGACTGCATGCCGAACAGGTCGTCGAACCCCCGCGACCCCTGCGGGCCCTGGTCGAGGGTGCCCGCGTCGCGGCCGATCTCGATGTCCTCGAACGAGGCGTTGCCGTCCATCTGCGACATGTCGATCACCAGGTTCTCCGCGACGACCGGGGTGCCCCGGTCACCGGCGGTCAGCCGGAGCGAGATCTGTCCGACGATGGGGAACTCGGTCAGGACCGACTGGCACAGCCCCTGGATCTCGGCCTCGCGGATCCCGGCGACGGCCACCGGCACGGCCTCCTCGCGGACCGTCTGGTCCAGCCAGCCGTACTGGACGAAGCCCTCGCCGTTCAGCTCCTCCGCGGAGATCTTGAAGTCCTGACCGGAGACGGTGAAGGAGGCGGCGAGGGCGCCCTGAGCCATGGCGACCAGGATGCCGCCCACGGCCGCGCCCGCCGGGATCGAGAAGAGCGCGAAGCGCTTCCAGCTGGTGTGGCTCTCGGGGGTGTCGGGGGATGTGGTGTCCATGCATGTCCTTCCGTGGGTGCATGGCCGCGCTGCGCCTGCCGTCCCCCCGAACCTTCGGCACGCGGCCTGGTCGCGGTCGTCCCCGTCCCTCGGGGCGCCGGACCAGAGTCCGTTCCGGTAACGCTGCACATCATGTATTGCATCCGGGGGGATTTCAAGGGCCTTCTTCGAACTTTCCCGCCTTTTCCGATTTTCACGCCAAACACGGGTGTGGCACCGTTAAGAGCCGACCTGAGCTGCGCAAACGCGCGAATGTGCTTGTCGGGGACGAGGTGTGGCATTTGGCTGTGAGCGCTCTTTGTCATTCCGGTGAGCGTTCTTCCGCACCGGCCTTCTCAGCCGGGTGAGTCGTCGGTGCCCACTCCAGCCCGCCCGCGCCCGGGTGCGCGCGTGAGGCGATGTGTGAGCGGCGACACGTGGGCTGCGGTTTGCTCGGTGTTCACGAGGGGGGTAGTGTTCTCCGAGTCGCCACGGGACGGCGAGCGGCCTTCGGGCCGACTCGGAACCGGACCGGGTCCGGCGGCACCCTCCTTCCTCTCAACCGAACCGGTTCGAGCACCGCTCTGCATCGGCTAGGCTTCGGGAGGCGCTTCCAAGGAAACACGGAAGCGAAACAGGAAACGGGCTTTACCCCGATCAGAAACACCCCAAACCGCCGATTTGGCGGGGCGCGGAACACCTGATAAAGTAAAGACACAACAAAGCGGAAACGCACAACGCCTTCGGCGGAAAAGCTCACAGGAGCTTGTACACGAAGAGCGCTTGTTTCTTGAGAACTCAACAGCGCGTGTTTGATTTTCTTTAAGCCATGTTTGTTTTGGCCCCGTCACACAGAACCACTCGGTTCGTGTGCGGAGGTTCCTTTGATTAGCCGGGGTGACCCGGTTGGTCAGGATTACTTCTAGGTTTACCCGCCCAGGCCTCACGGCCGGGTCGGGTTGAGTGACCTTTATGGAGAGTTTGATCCTGGCTCAGGACGAACGCTGGCGGCGTGCTTAACACATGCAAGTCGAGCGGTAAGGCCCTTCGGGGTACACGAGCGGCGAACGGGTGAGTAACACGTGAGCAACCTGCCCCTGACTCTGGGATAAGCGGTGGAAACGCCG is drawn from Nocardiopsis dassonvillei subsp. dassonvillei DSM 43111 and contains these coding sequences:
- a CDS encoding DUF6114 domain-containing protein gives rise to the protein MILSGAVMASLVAMPVELMIQTGVGGVSSLMFGGMLAVLGLVTWFTPNQHVITGSLAGFLGLGALILSNLGGLVVGTLLALAGGGLAFSWRPVARPPRRRGRRRRRREEEGVEAPPDTRAGD
- a CDS encoding DUF6230 family protein; translated protein: MDTTSPDTPESHTSWKRFALFSIPAGAAVGGILVAMAQGALAASFTVSGQDFKISAEELNGEGFVQYGWLDQTVREEAVPVAVAGIREAEIQGLCQSVLTEFPIVGQISLRLTAGDRGTPVVAENLVIDMSQMDGNASFEDIEIGRDAGTLDQGPQGSRGFDDLFGMQSDTIVIEDLEQTARAASAGTFRLSGLSLGISMGDDECF